Proteins from a genomic interval of Siniperca chuatsi isolate FFG_IHB_CAS linkage group LG10, ASM2008510v1, whole genome shotgun sequence:
- the slc26a6 gene encoding solute carrier family 26 member 6 isoform X2 has product MAERRRMGYSVHREILDEGAVDELADKSDSKTSLSERVKKSIRCSGPRLKSCLLGSVPVVSWLPQYSIRENALGDLISGISVGIMHLPQGMAYALLAAVPPVFGLYSSFYPVLIYFIFGTSKHISVGTYAVMSVMIGGVTERIAPDSNFMIWNNVTNSSIVDTISRDAERVRVAAAVTFMSGLFQILLGLVQFGFVVTYLSEPLVRGYTTGAAIHVIVSQLKYTFGISPVRHSGPFSLIYTVLEVCYLIPQTNIGTLVVSIVTIIGLILAKELNTYLSKKIPVPLPVELIGIIIATVVSWQVNLEEKYGVDVVGEIPSGLQLPVLPAASLFGQVIGDAFALSVVGYGIAISLGRIFALKYGYNVDSNQELIGLGLSNSVGGIFQCFAISCSMSRTMVQESTGGKTQVAGALSAIVILFITLWIGALFEDLPKAVLAAIIFVNLHGMMKQFMDIHALWRSNKVDMMIWVVTFILTVLFNPDLGLAAAIGFSMLTIIFRTQLPKYSLLGQVPGTDIYRPLEDYNQVRQVPGILIFRSSATLYFANAEMYQNALGEKKNPQAKASSFLSNLALTLLRSCQQRRN; this is encoded by the exons ATGGCAGAGAGGAGACGAATGGGCTACAGCGTGCACAGGGAGATTCTGGATGAAGGAGCAGTGGATGAGCTGGCAGACAAGTCTGACTCGAAAACATCTCTGTCTGAGAGGGTCAAAAAGTCAATAAG gTGTTCTGGTCCCAGGTTGAAGAGCTGCCTGCTGGGTAGTGTTCCTGTTGTATCATGGCTGCCTCAATACTCCATCAGAGAAAACGCCCTGGGTGACCTGATCTCTGGAATCAGTGTGGGGATCATGCATTTGCCGCAGG GTATGGCCTATGCCTTGCTAGCAGCTGTTCCCCCAGTCTTTGGCCTTTACTCCTCCTTCTACCCAGTCCTCATCTACTTCATCTTCGGCACGTCCAAGCACATCTCAGTTG GAACATATGCTGTGATGAGTGTGATGATAGGAGGGGTGACAGAGCGAATAGCCCCAGACTCGAACTTTATGATATGGAACAATGTGACCAACTCCAGTATAGTTGATACCATCTCCAGGGATGCAGAGAGGGTCAGAGTGGCTGCAGCTGTCACCTTCATGTCTGGATTATTTCAG ATTCTGCTCGGACTAGTccagtttggttttgttgtgACCTACCTGTCTGAGCCGCTGGTCCGAGGTTACACCACAGGAGCTGCAATCCACGTCATTGTGTCCCAGCTCAAATACACCTTTGGCATCAGCCCTGTGAGACACAGTGGACCATTCTCATTGATATAT aCTGTGTTGGAGGTGTGTTATCTCATTCCACAGACAAACATTGGTACTCTTGTGGTCAGTATCGTCACTATAATCGGTCTCATCCTTGCAAAGGAGCTCAATACATACTTGAGTAAAAAAATACCTGTTCCTCTACCTGTGGAGCTGATTGGT ATTATTATTGCTACAGTAGTCTCCTGGCAAGTTAACTTGGAGGAGAAATATGGAGTGGATGTGGTGGGAGAGATTCCCTCAgg TCTCCAGCTGCCTGTTCTCCCAGCTGCTTCACTCTTTGGTCAGGTGATCGGGGATGCCTTCGCTCTGTCTGTGGTTGGCTATGGCATCGCCATCTCACTGGGACGAATCTTTGCCCTGAAATATGGATACAATGTGGACAGCAACCAG GAACTAATCGGCCTGGGTCTGAGTAACTCCGTCGGAGGAATTTTCCAGTGTTTTGCCATCAGCTGCTCCATGTCTCGCACCATGGTTCAGGAGAGCACAGGCGGGAAGACTCAG GTTGCTGGGGCTCTATCAGCAATAGTTATCCTTTTCATCACACTCTGGATTGGAGCTCTCTTTGAAGATTTGCCGAAG GCAGTGCTGGCTGCCATCATCTTTGTCAACCTCCATGGCATGATGAAGCAGTTCATGGACATCCATGCACTGTGGAGGAGCAACAAAGTAGACATG ATGATCTGGGTGGTCACTTTCATCCTCACCGTGCTGTTCAACCCTGACCTGGGACTGGCTGCTGCCATCGGTTTCTCCATGCTCACCATCATCTTCAGGACACAGCT ACCTAAATACTCACTATTAGGGCAGGTCCCAGGCACTGACATTTACAGGCCACTGGAGGACTACAATCAG GTCAGGCAGGTGCCAGGGATTTTGATCTTCCGCTCTTCTGCCACCCTCTACTTTGCCAATGCTGAGATGTACCAAAATGCCCTTGGAGAAAAg AAGAACCCTCAAGCAAAAGCATCAAGCTTCCTGAGCAA